The Arachis duranensis cultivar V14167 chromosome 2, aradu.V14167.gnm2.J7QH, whole genome shotgun sequence genome has a window encoding:
- the LOC110277569 gene encoding uncharacterized protein LOC110277569 isoform X1 has product MTNISLTPETFLSKVEGRRECFKLVSGIRSATHMASQGEADLIPVGWTLETYVKKDGSKILFYYCSATGQHFATYFELMRYVNFAQTHGVGIYNLADKSVRRIESQVRERNVAGFEQKAALSLPRKPSSNLNSLDY; this is encoded by the exons ATGACTAATATATCTTTGACACCAGAAACTTTTTTGAGCAAAgtagaaggaagaagggagTGTTTCAAGCTTGTCTCCGGGATAAGGTCTGCTACACATATGGCATCTCAGGGTGAAGCAGATCTAATTCCGGTCGGATGGACTTTAGAAACCTACGTGAAGAAAGATGGTTCCAAGATTTTG TTCTATTACTGTTCTGCTACAGGGCAGCACTTCGCTACCTATTTCGAACTAATGCGCTATGTGAATTTCGCTCAAACTCATGGCGTTGGCATCTACAATCTA GCTGATAAATCAGTTAGAAGGATTGAGAGTCAAGTCAGAGAAAGAAACGTTGCCGGATTCGAGCAGAAGGCTGCTCTGTCACTACCAAGGAAACCTTCATCGAATCTGAATTCGTTAGACTATTGA
- the LOC107473142 gene encoding elicitor-responsive protein 3 (The sequence of the model RefSeq protein was modified relative to this genomic sequence to represent the inferred CDS: added 8 bases not found in genome assembly) codes for MPRGTLEVVLVSAKGLDGSDFLANIDPYVILSYRSQEHKSTVAEGAGSNPQWNESFLFTVSDSSCELNLKIMDKDNFSQDDFLGEATITLDAVFDEGSHPETSYNVVKDKEYCGEIKVALTFTAERGGAGRDEYGGQEESYGGWNESARVF; via the exons ATGCCTCGTGGTACACTTGAAGTTGTTTTGGTCAGTGCCAAAGGCCTTGATGGCAGTGATTTCCTCG CGAACATTGATCCTTATGTGATTCTCTCGTACCGTTCTCAGGAGCACAAAAGCACTGTGGCAGAAg GTGCTGGATCCAACCCACAATGGAATGAAAGCTTTCTTTTCACTGTTTCTGACAGTTCTTGTGAGCTTAATCTGAAGATCATGGACAAAGACAATTTTAGTCAAGATGATTTTCTTGGCGAGGCAAC GATTACTCTTGATGCAGTATTTGATGAGGGTAGCCATCCAGAGACTTCTTATAATGTTGTGAAGGACAAAGAATACTGTGGAGAGATCAAGGTTGCTCTTACTTTTACTGCTGAG AGAGGTGGTGCTGGCCGGGACGAATACGGTGGACAGGAGGAGAGTTATGGTGGATGGAATGAATCAGCCAGGG
- the LOC107473144 gene encoding uncharacterized protein LOC107473144: MGKKKVLVVGGTGYLGQHLLQAYYASSSSSDTNGNGVSSFDLAFTHHSTPPPKLLLHAIPGSIPFQVDLKTGVGFESISNAFGQPDVVVNCAAMSVPRACETDPDTAHAINVPSALVNWLQSFKEKSSLLIHLSTDQVYEGEKSFYKEEDIAIPVNVYGKTKVAAEQFISENYSNYAILRSSIIYGQQTVSPVPKSLPIQWMDGVLAKGEEVQFFHDEFRCPIFVKDLVNMILALTRLWISEDKQIQLLLNAGGPDRVSRVQMAEAVAQFRGYDASKIKSVSASSVDRGVKSPSDISMDITRLVQTLKIHPVSFKDGVRLTLEAEAKN; encoded by the exons ATGGGTAAGAAGAAGGTTCTTGTTGTGGGAGGAACTGGTTATCTTGGTCAGCATCTCTTACAAGCCTAttatgcttcttcttcttcttctgataCCAATGGAAATGGAGTCTCTTCTTTCGATCTGGCATTCACTCATCACTCTACTCCTCCGCcaaagcttcttcttcatgccaTTCCCGGCTCCATTCCTTTCCAAGTTGATTTGAAAACTGGCGTTGGATTTGAATCCATTTCCAATGCATTTGGTCAG CCCGATGTTGTTGTTAATTGTGCTGCCATGTCGGTACCTCGTGCTTGTGAAACTGATCCTGATACTGCACATGCTATTAACGTGCCGTCAGCTCTTGTAAATTGGTTGCAAAGCTTTAAAGAGAAAAGCAGTCTTCTCATTCATCTCTCAACAGATCAAG TTTATGAAGGGGAAAAGTCCTTTTACAAGGAAGAAGACATTGCTATTCCGGTAAATGTTTATGGTAAAACTAAAGTCGCAGCTGAGCAGTTCATTTCCGAAAATTACTCGAATTATGCAATTTTGAGAAGCAGTATCATATATGGACAACAAACAGTCTCACCTGTTCCAAAATCTCTTCCAATTCAG TGGATGGAtggtgtccttgctaaaggagAAGAAGTGCAGTTCTTTCACGATGAATTCCGTTGTCCGATTTTTGTTAAGGATCTTGTAAATATGATACTGGCTTTAACAAGGTTATGGATATCAG AGGATAAGCAAATACAATTGCTACTCAATGCTGGTGGACCTGATCGGGTATCGCGAGTTCAAATGGCCGAGGCTGTTGCACAGTTTAGAGGCTATGACGCCTCAAAAATCAAATCAGTGTCTGCCTCGTCG GTTGATAGAGGTGTGAAGTCCCCATCTGACATATCAATGGATATTACTAGATTGGTTCAAACACTAAAAATTCATCCTGTTTCATTCAAGGATGGTGTCAGATTAACGCTTGAAGCTGAAGCGAAAAATTGA
- the LOC107473235 gene encoding uncharacterized protein LOC107473235 — protein MGATPFHPSILEVRFLRNFDKPTDTTYNGTKDPEEHLTAFEARMNLEGVGNAVRCRAFPVTLAGPAIRWFNALSQGSITTFTDIFQSFLARFTTCIAKAKHPINLLGVAQKPGEPTRKFLDRFNDECLEIDGLMNSVASLCLTNDLLNKDFRKHLTTKPVWTMQEIQSVAKEYINDEEVSQVVAANKQQLPNPPARQTPQVDRYKETPRDGTAAKQHKQPPRVGRFTNYTPLTAPIVEVYQQIADKEILSKPRPLKERTGGNKSLYCDYHKGFGHKTQDYFDLKDALE, from the coding sequence ATGGGGGCAACCCCTTTCCACCCCTCGATCCTCGAGGTCCGGTTTCTGAGGAATTTTGACAAGCCAACAGACACGACGTACAATGGGACTAAGGACCCCGAAGAGCACCTCACAGCCTTTGAGGCACGAATGAATTTGGAAGGGGTAGGCAACGCAGTTAGGTGCCGAGCATTTCCCGTAACACTGGCCGGTCCAGCAATCCGATGGTTTAACGCACTCTCACAAGGGTCCATCACGACCTTCACGGACATTTTCCAAAGCTTCCTAGCTCGGTTCACAACATGCATAGCCAAGGCCAAACACCCGATTAACTTGCTAGGGGTCGCCCAAAAGCCTGGGGAACCGACCAGAAAGTTTCTGGACAGGTTCAACGATGAATGCTTGGAAATCGACGGCCTCATGAACTCAGTTGCTAGTCTTTGCCTAACAAACGACCTGCTAAACAAGGACTTTAGAAAGCACCTCACAACTAAGCCTGTATGGACCATGCAAGAAATTCAAAGCGTGGCCAAGGAATACATCAATGATGAGGAAGTAAGTCAGGTTGTAGCAGCCAATAAACAGCAGCTCCCGAACCCACCAGCTCGGCAGACTCCCCAGGTCGACAGATATAAGGAAACTCCTAGGGATGGAACAGCAGCCAAGCAACACAAACAACCCCCACGGGTGGGGAGGTTCACAAACTACACGCCACTCACGGCGCCCATAGTGGAAGTCTATCAGCAAATTGCAGACAAAGAAATCCTATCCAAACCCAGACCATTGAAAGAGAGAACAGGAGGCAACAAAAGCCTCTACTGTGATTATCACAAGGGTTTTGGTCACAAGACCCAAGACTATTTCGACCTCAAAGATGCTTTAGAATAG
- the LOC110277569 gene encoding uncharacterized protein LOC110277569 isoform X2 — protein MDFRNLREERWFQDFGQHFATYFELMRYVNFAQTHGVGIYNLADKSVRRIESQVRERNVAGFEQKAALSLPRKPSSNLNSLDY, from the exons ATGGACTTTAGAAACCTACGTGAAGAAAGATGGTTCCAAGATTTTG GGCAGCACTTCGCTACCTATTTCGAACTAATGCGCTATGTGAATTTCGCTCAAACTCATGGCGTTGGCATCTACAATCTA GCTGATAAATCAGTTAGAAGGATTGAGAGTCAAGTCAGAGAAAGAAACGTTGCCGGATTCGAGCAGAAGGCTGCTCTGTCACTACCAAGGAAACCTTCATCGAATCTGAATTCGTTAGACTATTGA
- the LOC107473143 gene encoding transcription initiation factor TFIID subunit 7, giving the protein MEEQFILRVPPSIAERIERLLNEGNDASSSSEDKSLDLSFSEDGRSGTFVIGNEHFPASLLDLPCVVESYKTYDDNSLIKTADIGQMIMVRESGDAAPDVIEYRHGLTPPMRDARKRRFRREPDLNPELVSRVEKDLLKIMARGTADNLDVEAAEQDEGDENARGVRKKPAQTPAPKNDVPETHTNAGEPDRSDSDESDDSV; this is encoded by the exons ATGGAGGAGCAATTCATACTTAGAGTTCCTCCTAGTATCGCGGAGCGGATAGAGCGTCTTTTAAATGAAGGCAATGATGCTTCTTCATCTTCCGAAGACAAGTCATTAGATCTGTCATTTTCCGAGGATGGTAGAAGTGGCACCTTTGTAATTGGGAATGAACATTTTCCTGCATCTCTGTTGGACCTTCCTTGTGTCGTTGAATCCTACAAAACTTATGATGATAACTCTTTGATTAAGACTGCAGATATTGGGCAG ATGATTATGGTGAGGGAATCTGGTGACGCAGCTCCTGATGTAATTGAGTACAGACATGGCCTCACCCCTCCCATGAGAGATGCCCGCAAGCGTAGATTTCGCCGAGAACCTGATCTCAAT CCTGAGCTTGTCTCCCGTGTTGAGAAAGATCTTCTCAAAATTATGGCAAGAGGAACAGCTGACAATCTTG ATGTGGAAGCAGCTGAGCAAGATGAAGGGGATGAGAATGCTCGAGGTGTCAGGAAAAAACCTGCACAAACACCTGCACCTAAAAATGATGTTCCGGAAACACACACAAATGCTGGAGAGCCTGACAGGAGTGACTCTGATGAATCTGATGATTCAGTTTGA
- the LOC107473146 gene encoding NAD(P)H-quinone oxidoreductase subunit S, chloroplastic has translation MSSTFVALHSSLQSQFLGQDGLTHLYHSKSTIHTKPKAYKVCAKFDMLQIMGGRGLCNGEEGLIQELKRQVENPPSPSSTEQEQENLALANVAAEDGFEKELMGLTGGFPGGEKGLKKFIMENPPPKKGDGIQSLKLSMAKKPKPPELPLLLPGMIAIVSNPNNPYYMYCGIVQRITDGKAGVLFEGGNWDRLITFRLEELERREKGPPMKNPKSCVLEPFLEKKS, from the coding sequence ATGTCTTCCACCTTTGTTGCTCTTCATAGTTCTCTTCAATCCCAGTTTCTAGGCCAAGATGGCCTCACCCATCTCTACCATTCCAAATCCACCATTCACACAAAACCAAAAGCATACAAAGTATGTGCCAAATTTGACATGCTGCAAATCATGGGAGGTAGAGGACTATGCAATGGAGAAGAAGGCCTTATACAAGAGTTGAAAAGACAAGTTGAGAATccaccatcaccatcatcaacagaacaagaacaagagaaTTTAGCACTGGCCAATGTTGCAGCAGAAGATGGTTTTGAGAAAGAGTTGATGGGGCTAACAGGTGGCTTCCCCGGTGGCGAAAAAGGCTTGAAGAAGTTCATCATGGAGAACCCTCCTCCTAAAAAAGGTGATGGAATCCAAAGCTTGAAACTTTCGATGGCGAAGAAGCCAAAGCCACCGGAGCTTCCTCTTCTGCTTCCGGGAATGATCGCTATTGTGAGCAATCCGAATAATCCGTATTACATGTACTGTGGCATTGTTCAAAGGATCACTGATGGAAAAGCAGGGGTTCTGTTTGAAGGAGGGAACTGGGACAGGTTAATCACATTCAGGCTTGAGGAAttggagagaagagaaaagggtCCTCCAATGAAGAATCCAAAGTCTTGTGTTCTTGAACCGTTTCTTGAGAAGAAATCATAA